The window aaatggattGTAATAGATCTAATTTATAGAATGTTGTTGACCTAAAATACAATGTCCGatagtattatatataatttaccaaaataatataagttcATATGAGTGTAAAACTCAAGCCATAATTAGTATGACTTTCCATCTCATAAAAGTTGGAGGTTCTatgctaaaaaaaaagtaaatttataaCTGGGaagtttaacttttgttagttaaaagtttaaaaaacaaccGGCCAAAAACCATGCAATTCTCTTCTCAATATTAACCTATACATATACacgtatatatacatacacatacacatatatgtaAACTTAAGCCGTTTGTTTAGTTGATGCCCAAAAGTTTGATGgaacaaatatttagattagtgcatatatttgttttaagatGATGTAAAATGTCATGATTTATAAGATTATCAAATATCTTACAACTTTTTACGATGgacattttaagttttttatgtCCTCATGGAACACATGATTTTTTCGATGCTCGTGTTGAgtgaccttttttttcttctttcatctcCTCATTTTTTCATGTGagagattgtttttaaatatagcaaaagtgaacctaaatatttataaaaataacaaaatattattgtctACCACGATAAACCGTGATAGACActgataaattattataagttatcactaatagacacaaataaatatcttcCATTGAATAAAGCTGACTTAGCTTAtgtaattgataaaaaaagaattactatattttaagctattttttcttcatcatcgTTATCGTTATCGTTAACATATAAGATCaatcaataacaatatttataacaaaacgATAATTATAATCACGGAAAATTGAGCATAAATGGAGTCTCATTCAACTTCATGGTTTTTGtatataaagagagaaaagcaATATGATTGTAATGATGGTAGTTGTTACTAAATGCATGTAATAATCCTATGAGagggtaaaaatgaaaatgctctaaaagaagaagagtaaGCATTTAGTAATTGTTTAGAATAATGGAGAAATAATGGAATTAACGTCCACAAACATAGCATGTTAGGCCGACAGGTAGCAACCTGGCTTTTCCAGCAGCCGACAAGTGGCATCGGGCCATCACGTGATCATCACGCGCACTTTCAAactcttttaatttacttttttaccCTCCACCCCATGCTAGCCGTTGCACCCACTTTTTCCCGCTGTAGAGGCATGCGATGGTACCCTCGAAGGCCTTCCAAATTCCGAGGACAAAATAGTAACTTCCTGCACCCTTTTCcctctcttctctctcccCGGACTACAGTTTTGCCCCTTCGTGGTCAATCAAAATCCACCAAATTCAGGCTCTTTTTTCCTCACTCACACTCTCACTGAACCTctctcattctctctctctctctctctctctctctctcctcgTTTCGCTGAGATTCTCCTTCCTAGGGtttaggttttgtttgttgtttccATGGCTTCTTCGTCTTCTGATCCTGGCTTCAAACACGAACCTGGTGCCTGTAGCACTGCTGCTGCTGGAAGAGGGACGGCGGAATCTTCCGAGGTTGTTATGGCGAATGATCAGCTTTTACTCTATAGAGGGTTGAAGAAAGcgaagaaagagagaggttGTACTGCCAAAGAACGCATTAGTAAAATGCCTCCGTGTGCTGCTGGAAAAAGAAGCTCTATATACCGCGGAGTCACTAGGTAATTCTCATAGTGGAAACCGAAGCTGGTGCGTTTGATTGCTGAGAgttctgtttttctttctttcattttaaacgATTTGAGATTCTTTTGCTTACGGATTATCGAAAATTTGATCGGAAAAGTGTAGAATTGTTGCTCGTCGCTCGCAGACTAATTTGATACTTTGTGCAAAATTTGCTGTTTACTCATTTGGATAAGAGTCGAGTCCTTGTTCATATAGGGAGATTTTGATACGATGAGACAAGGATACGATCAAGTGACTCTTTGCATGGGTGAACATTTAAGTTGAGCTAATGGCTACTGCAGTTTATGCCATAGTATCAAGCCTTAGTTACGCACGAAAACAGAATCTGAACTCGATAATTCTCACGTTggtgaaagagagagaaactgaaATGGCTAAATGATCAACAGCATCTTAAGTAGATCTAGGCATAAGAGGAATTTTTCGTATTGAGCTGATTTGTTGCAGGTGTGGTATATAAGACCATAATGATTGAGTTCGTGAGGTGAGGCAAGTGCTATTTTTAGGCaagttacaaaatatatacttattGCGCATTGTAACTAATCATCATTTTGTTGAAGTCACCCACCTCGTTACCTTACCAAGTCAGTAGATGTGTTATCAGATGTTATTATCACAAGATGATCAACTGTTCTTTTCAACTAAAAGAATTActtccttatttttatctaGCGAGAATCAATTGGCTAACATTTCTAGTAATGTacacttatttttttagttttaccTTTTTCTATGCTGAACTAGCGCGTGTGAATGGTTTGGTGATATTAGGCATAGATGGACTGGTCGTTATGAAGCTCATCTTTGGGATAAAAGTACTTGGAACCAGAACCAGAACAAGAAGGGAAAGCAAGGTatttctctctcacacacacataGGCACACACAAATATCAGTGTGAAACCAATCACCAGTTTGCTTTGGAGTACTGAGTACTGACAGcacttttatctttaaaatgtGCATGGAACTTCTGGCATATGATTGATCATTCCAGTGTATCTGGGTTAGTATTCTAATCTACTTTCCTCTTTGTACTTTTTAACATTGACTAATACTGGATTATTATGGCCTTTACGCATACTTTTAATGAATAACCTGAATTTACAGGAGCATATGATGAAGAAGAGGCTGCTGCTAGAGCATACGATTTGGCTGCCTTAAAATATTGGGGTCCTGGGACTCTTATTAATTTTCCAGTGAGATGTCGCTTAATCCCCTTCCCCTtcaagaaatggaaaaataccAGATAGAAACCAATACTTTCATGACCATAGTTtctcaataattattttgaagcATGTATTCCTCTTTTTTATCCTTTGTCTTACAGTCCTAGAGttgtttctatttaaattttgggaCATTTTTCTAGCTTTTCAAAGAGTATTAAATAGTTACAGAGTTTAGGAAAAAGTATTATATTATCTAGAAAAGTATCATCAGTACTTGCATATTTTGTTCTGCTCAACTTTCTTTGTGTAATAAGAAATGTAACAATTGCATTTTGCAGGTGACTGATTATACCAGGGACCTTGAAGAAATGCAGAATGTTTCAAGAGAGGAATACCTTGCATCTCTAAGAAGGTAAGTAGAAACTGTTGAAACATCTAGTGTGATACAATGAGCTACTGCTCATACAATTATATACTTTTCAGAAAGAGCAGTGGATTCTCCAGGGGAATATCCAAATATCGTGGTCTCTCAaggtatttcttttttccttgttaATGTTAATaagaattatttgtttgtgaCATATATGTTGACCTCTTCTATGTCCTCGTGATAGTTCAGAAATATATAGGCtatgattttataattttaataccTCATGATTAAAACTGTTACTATGTTCTgcaattcttttcttttctttcttttttttcctagtAAATGTATGTAAACTGCTCTTCGATCAAGAATAGCTGAGAGAATACAATAATGCATACAAGGCAACTGATTCAAAGGAGCCatacaaaatatcacattaCGACAGGCATatttttgtgggttttttatgcccttttattctttcttttttagttatcataaaaaaattataatattatttttttaaaagtacagGCTTAATAGAATGATTTAGAGgagataattttaattttcttttttaggaaAAGGGAATAGCTAGTCAAGTTGCTGGCATTGAAAGTTTTTGGGAAACATGATTGATGTGGTTCAATTACTTGGTAGAGTTTGATATACTCTTAGACAGggtacaaattaattttaaaatggataAACTTGCTCCTTATTGATCAAACCTAGATTGTATTGGCTGTGACTCTGGAAGAGTTGCACCGTATCATGCTCTTCAGTTAGGATGGTACTTGCAAGAACTTAGCTTTGATGTTACAATTGAAccttttgttatatgttaaCTTTATTATATGTCACGCTTGGATTcgaaacaagaaacaagtgGGGGGCACAAATCTTAGACGGAGGATAACACTAACAGGCCAAAGGCCATTCCTGTCATGCTTGGACAATCCTTTCATCGAGTAAAAGAAAGGACATTTCCTTTCAGTTTATTAGCGCTCTCTTTTGGAACCACCTTTAGCGTGGAGGGAGCATTAGACCTTCAACAACTTAGAAAATACGTTTAGTATGGGCTTGGCTTCCGTCcccttttttgttcttttcataTCATCTGTGaaatttgttggttttttattttctaaagaaatatTCTACTTTTTTATACATCTTTTAATTGTGGATCTCTTAACATAATCATCTCATAGTTTCACCTTGGCTCCTGCAAATTAGTATACTGCTTATTTACTATCCTGATGTCATTTCTTTAGAGTCGTATGAGGTATGGAGTAGAATAAAAACGTTGAATACgtctatcattttctttcatttcaatttcccTTCTTCACTTCCACTTTCAAATGCTCTTTGTatcattgaaattttgatttagactgtaatatttaaactattgttGTGGCTTCAAATGAATCCTTAATAGACATGATGCACCTAAGCCTTCATTTTGTTGATCTCTGTTGACTATTGTTGCTGCTTTTGTAAACTAGTCGATGGGATCCTTCATTTGGTCGTATGCCGGGCCCTGATTATGTTAGCAGTATAAATTATGGTAAGTTGGCTTAACTTGTTACTATATCATGTCTCTAGCTTCAATTATAGTTCTCTCATTGGATTCATTTGATCTTTGAGTTTACTTAAAAGTATACAAGGACTTTTCATATGAATAATAAACAGTGCCTACCCTGCAATGTTACCTTAAGGTGCTGGAGATGATCAAGCAACTGAAAGTGAATTTGTCCACAACTTCTGCATTGAAAGGAAGATTGACTTAACAAGTCACATTAAGTGGTGGGGGCCAAACAAATCTCGAACGGCCAGTGCAGGCTCAAAGTCATCagaagaagacaaaaataGTTGTGTTGGAGAAGTTGGCAGTGAACTCAAAGCTCTGGGACAGACCACCCGTCCTACAGAGCCATATGAGATGCCCTGTTTGGGTGCTTCTGGAGTAAAGAAGGCTGCTTCCAAGGTCTCTGCTTTAAGTATTTTGTCACGGTCAGCAGCCTACAAAAGTTTGCAGGAGAAAGCTTTGAAATTACAGGAAACTAACAACGAGAACGATGAgaacgaaaataaaaacactgTTAACAAGATAGATCACGGGAAAGTGGTTGAAACACCTACCACAAGTCATGGTGGTGGTGATCCCAGTGAGAGATATGGGGTTACTTTTGGAACAAGTGGTGGATTGCCACTTCAGAGAAATATGTTCCCCTTGACTCCATTCTTAACAGCACCTCTTCTTAGCAGTTACAACACCGTTGAACCTTTGGGAGATCCTATTCATTGGACATCTCTTGTTTCTGTTCTTCCTACCGGACTTTCTCGCACAGCTGAGGTTAGTGTGTATACTGTTGTTTTTTGAGGTGAATTTGAGGCGTCTTTTAGAAGGATGGAAAGTActtttagtaaaagaaaattgtgtgTTTGGTTACATCTTAGACAATAtctaaaaattctaaaacaaccTATAAACATTTAGAGCACTTTGGAAATAAACATTTGATTATTCTTTCCAAAAATGCTTTTATAGGCTAGTGCTCTTAGGACATTCCAGTTTCACTCATAGTAAATGTTAATGTTCAGTCTGCATTGACCTGAACTAAAGTAACCCTAGcgggagaagatgaagatataatcttagtaaaatatattatgtttaaATCAAA of the Cucumis sativus cultivar 9930 chromosome 3, Cucumber_9930_V3, whole genome shotgun sequence genome contains:
- the LOC101206434 gene encoding AP2-like ethylene-responsive transcription factor At2g41710, with the translated sequence MASSSSDPGFKHEPGACSTAAAGRGTAESSEVVMANDQLLLYRGLKKAKKERGCTAKERISKMPPCAAGKRSSIYRGVTRHRWTGRYEAHLWDKSTWNQNQNKKGKQVYLGAYDEEEAAARAYDLAALKYWGPGTLINFPVTDYTRDLEEMQNVSREEYLASLRRKSSGFSRGISKYRGLSSRWDPSFGRMPGPDYVSSINYGAGDDQATESEFVHNFCIERKIDLTSHIKWWGPNKSRTASAGSKSSEEDKNSCVGEVGSELKALGQTTRPTEPYEMPCLGASGVKKAASKVSALSILSRSAAYKSLQEKALKLQETNNENDENENKNTVNKIDHGKVVETPTTSHGGGDPSERYGVTFGTSGGLPLQRNMFPLTPFLTAPLLSSYNTVEPLGDPIHWTSLVSVLPTGLSRTAEVTKTETSSTYTLFRPEE